From Pararhodobacter zhoushanensis, the proteins below share one genomic window:
- a CDS encoding DUF4159 domain-containing protein, whose amino-acid sequence MSLFSALGFTAPVLLWALLALPILWWLLRAVPPAPVRRRFPGIALLLGLRERDPESQRTPWWLLLLRVAALAALILALAGPVLNPSRALPGQGPLLVVLDGSWASARDWPRRMERAGQALDAAQRAGRPVAVVTLTDPPVGEIEFRAGEFWRERLPGLAPRPWTPGAALPDWPAALPEAVETLWISDGLARDGRAALLAALEDHGPVQVFEPATPVLALAPATFDGEAVTVTARRSGGPEQALTLLAIGRDPAGAERDLARAPLGFAADALSAEASFTLPPELRNRITRFQIEAARGAGAVSLSDDSLRRRKVALLTVREGNESLALLSPLHYLREALMPTSDLVESASLDDLLLAGPDVLVLADMPSLSQTETDDLTAWVDGGGLLLRFAGPRMAGAGANALLGAPGQADDPLLPVPLRAGGRTVGGAMSWGDPRSLAPFPDTSPFAGLPVPADVGIRAQVLAQPGPDLSERTIAALADGTPLVTRRAIGAGQVVLFHVTANAEWSNLPLSGLFVSMLERLAVSTQGGAPEAADLAGTHWQPEDVMDGFGLLSDAGDRAAVTGEELAPVLAGTAQPGPNLPPGLYAGTALRLAVNATDAQTPLTPAQWPLGTNLETGVERPEVPLAGYLFALAAAVLMADALATLALGGRLLRAALVLLALGAAVPRAQAQDIDPRILEATESVVLGAVSSGDAQVDEVALAGLRGLSNALFLRSSVEPASAMSVDIEQDELSVFPFLYWPVTPDSPLPSPDANARLNRYLRSGGMILFDTRDAEAARLSGGTTSAGRRLQQITAGLDIPPLEPLPVDHVLTRTFYLLGDYPGRYQGGTVWVEAAPPDAQRAEGMPFRNLNDGVTPVVFGSNDWASAWAVDERGMPLLPVGRGSTGERQREMAIRFGVNLVMHVLSGNYKSDQVHVPALLERLGQ is encoded by the coding sequence ATGAGCCTGTTCTCGGCCCTTGGCTTTACCGCGCCCGTGTTGCTCTGGGCGCTGCTGGCACTGCCGATCCTGTGGTGGCTGCTGCGCGCCGTGCCCCCCGCGCCGGTGCGCCGCCGCTTTCCCGGCATCGCGCTGCTGCTTGGGCTGCGCGAGCGTGACCCGGAAAGCCAGCGCACGCCGTGGTGGTTGCTCTTGCTGCGTGTGGCGGCGCTGGCGGCGCTGATACTGGCGCTGGCGGGGCCGGTGCTGAACCCCTCGCGCGCGTTGCCGGGGCAGGGGCCGTTGTTGGTGGTGCTGGATGGCAGCTGGGCTTCTGCCCGCGACTGGCCGCGCCGGATGGAGCGCGCGGGGCAGGCGCTGGACGCCGCCCAACGCGCCGGGCGTCCGGTGGCGGTGGTCACACTGACCGATCCGCCGGTCGGTGAGATCGAATTCCGCGCGGGCGAGTTCTGGCGTGAGCGCCTGCCGGGACTGGCACCGCGCCCCTGGACCCCCGGCGCTGCGCTGCCCGATTGGCCGGCGGCGCTGCCTGAGGCGGTTGAGACGCTGTGGATTTCCGACGGTCTGGCCCGAGATGGTCGTGCAGCGCTGTTGGCGGCGCTTGAGGACCACGGCCCGGTGCAGGTGTTCGAGCCTGCAACCCCGGTTCTGGCGCTGGCCCCTGCCACGTTCGACGGTGAGGCGGTGACGGTCACCGCGCGCCGCAGCGGCGGGCCCGAACAGGCGCTGACCCTGCTGGCGATTGGCCGCGATCCGGCGGGGGCCGAGCGCGATCTGGCCCGCGCGCCGCTGGGCTTCGCGGCGGATGCGCTCAGTGCCGAGGCCAGCTTCACCCTGCCGCCCGAGCTGCGCAACCGCATCACCCGGTTCCAGATCGAAGCCGCGCGCGGGGCGGGCGCGGTCAGCCTGAGCGACGACAGCCTGCGCCGCCGCAAGGTCGCGCTGCTGACCGTGCGCGAGGGGAATGAATCGCTCGCCTTGCTCTCGCCGCTGCACTATCTGCGCGAGGCGCTGATGCCGACCTCGGATCTGGTCGAAAGCGCCAGTCTGGACGATCTGCTGCTGGCCGGGCCGGATGTGCTGGTGCTGGCCGATATGCCCAGCCTGTCGCAGACCGAAACCGACGACCTGACCGCGTGGGTTGACGGGGGCGGCTTGCTCTTGCGCTTTGCCGGGCCGCGCATGGCCGGGGCGGGCGCGAACGCGCTGCTGGGCGCGCCGGGGCAGGCCGATGACCCGCTCTTGCCCGTGCCCTTGCGCGCCGGGGGCCGCACCGTGGGTGGGGCGATGAGCTGGGGCGACCCGCGATCCTTGGCACCCTTCCCGGACACTTCGCCCTTCGCCGGGCTGCCCGTGCCCGCCGATGTCGGCATCCGCGCGCAGGTTCTGGCGCAGCCGGGGCCGGACCTGTCCGAGCGCACGATTGCTGCCCTTGCCGATGGCACCCCGCTGGTGACCCGCCGCGCGATCGGCGCGGGGCAGGTGGTGCTGTTCCACGTCACCGCGAATGCCGAATGGTCGAATCTGCCGCTGTCGGGGCTGTTTGTGTCGATGCTGGAACGGCTGGCCGTCAGCACCCAGGGCGGCGCGCCCGAGGCGGCGGACCTGGCCGGGACGCATTGGCAGCCTGAGGACGTGATGGACGGGTTCGGGCTGCTGTCTGACGCTGGCGACCGGGCGGCGGTCACGGGCGAGGAACTCGCCCCCGTGCTGGCCGGAACCGCGCAACCGGGGCCGAACCTGCCGCCGGGCCTGTACGCCGGGACGGCGCTGCGGCTGGCGGTGAACGCGACCGACGCGCAAACCCCGCTGACCCCGGCACAATGGCCGCTGGGCACCAATCTGGAAACCGGCGTCGAACGGCCCGAGGTGCCGCTTGCAGGCTATCTCTTCGCGCTGGCCGCCGCCGTGCTGATGGCCGACGCGCTGGCCACGCTGGCGCTGGGCGGGCGGCTGCTGCGCGCGGCACTGGTGCTGCTGGCGCTGGGCGCTGCGGTGCCGCGCGCACAGGCGCAAGACATTGATCCGCGCATTCTGGAGGCGACGGAATCGGTGGTGCTGGGGGCCGTGTCCTCGGGCGATGCACAGGTGGATGAGGTCGCGCTGGCAGGCTTGCGCGGCTTGTCGAACGCGTTGTTCCTGCGGTCTTCTGTCGAGCCTGCGTCGGCAATGTCCGTCGACATCGAGCAGGACGAGCTGTCGGTCTTTCCGTTCCTTTACTGGCCGGTGACACCTGACAGCCCGCTGCCGTCCCCGGATGCCAATGCCCGGCTGAACCGCTATCTGCGCTCGGGCGGGATGATCCTGTTCGACACACGCGATGCTGAAGCCGCGCGGCTGTCAGGCGGCACCACCAGCGCCGGACGCCGCCTGCAGCAGATCACCGCCGGGCTGGATATTCCCCCGCTGGAACCGCTGCCGGTGGACCATGTGCTGACCCGCACCTTCTATCTGCTGGGCGATTATCCCGGCCGCTATCAGGGCGGCACCGTCTGGGTCGAGGCCGCGCCGCCGGATGCCCAACGCGCCGAAGGCATGCCGTTTCGCAACCTGAATGACGGGGTGACGCCGGTGGTGTTTGGCTCGAACGATTGGGCCTCGGCCTGGGCGGTGGACGAACGCGGGATGCCACTGCTGCCGGTGGGCCGCGGCTCGACCGGCGAGCGGCAGCGCGAAATGGCGATCCGGTTCGGGGTCAATCTGGTGATGCATGTGCTGTCGGGGAATTACAAATCCGATCAGGTGCATGTGCCCGCATTGCTGGAAAGGCTGGGCCAATGA
- a CDS encoding DUF58 domain-containing protein yields MSQSSASGGSAGLRRAGEALSGALPALLVSAEHLTASVLPGAHGRRRSGPGSEFWQFRPIGPGDEASRIDWRRSGRGDDLYLRESEWQAARPVSLWVDGGAAMTFTGDKARETKSYRARLLAMALALVLLRGGERVGLAEADMTPRAGRAQANRLAVALAEEPGVAGEHGAIDLHAAPTGGHVVLFSDFLGELAPIESALALAAARSMRGILVQVLDPVEEAFPYDGRTRFESMSGHMSFETLRASDLRAQYRDKLAARKDRLAAMARQSGWHATTLHTDRSAAEGLLWLYQALGGGQK; encoded by the coding sequence GTGAGCCAAAGCAGCGCCTCTGGCGGCAGTGCAGGTCTGCGCCGCGCCGGTGAGGCGCTGTCGGGCGCATTGCCCGCGCTGCTGGTCAGCGCCGAACATCTGACCGCCAGCGTGCTGCCCGGCGCGCATGGGCGCAGGCGCTCTGGCCCGGGGTCCGAGTTCTGGCAATTCCGCCCGATTGGCCCGGGCGATGAGGCGTCGCGCATCGACTGGCGACGCTCGGGCCGGGGCGATGATCTGTATCTGCGTGAAAGCGAATGGCAGGCGGCACGGCCAGTGAGCCTGTGGGTCGACGGCGGTGCCGCGATGACCTTCACCGGCGACAAGGCGCGCGAGACCAAATCCTACCGCGCCCGCCTGCTGGCCATGGCGCTGGCGCTGGTCCTTTTGCGCGGCGGCGAACGGGTGGGGCTGGCCGAGGCCGACATGACCCCCCGCGCCGGGCGCGCGCAGGCCAACCGGCTGGCGGTCGCGCTGGCCGAAGAGCCGGGCGTTGCCGGCGAGCATGGCGCGATCGACCTGCATGCCGCGCCGACCGGCGGGCATGTGGTGCTGTTTTCCGATTTTCTGGGCGAGCTTGCCCCCATCGAGAGCGCGCTGGCGCTGGCCGCCGCGCGCAGCATGCGCGGCATTCTGGTGCAGGTGCTCGACCCGGTGGAAGAAGCGTTTCCCTATGATGGCCGCACCCGGTTCGAAAGCATGTCAGGCCATATGAGTTTCGAGACCCTGCGCGCCAGCGATCTGCGCGCGCAATACCGCGACAAACTGGCCGCGCGCAAAGACCGGCTGGCAGCGATGGCGCGGCAGTCGGGCTGGCACGCCACGACGCTGCACACCGACAGGTCAGCGGCTGAGGGGCTGTTGTGGCTCTATCAGGCGCTGGGCGGGGGGCAGAAATGA
- a CDS encoding gamma-glutamylcyclotransferase: MSDDPFLYHPGLRDLIIDPAHSAFRQLTTASVRERVEAKGYSTAWLRTDAEREALRHAFLADWPGDMWIFAYGSLMWDPGIHFTQVRRAHMPGYARRFILRDVNGGRGTPEAPGLMAALDHGVEGCDGLAFRIDAAQVDAETAVLWQREMIGAGYIPIVAPAQTEAGTIRCVTFLADHAADSIVAGLSRAEQVRCLATGEGFLGTSLDYLRGIHRHFAALRIEDPHVSGLLAEAEALAAHLAAK, encoded by the coding sequence ATGTCCGACGACCCTTTCCTGTATCATCCGGGCCTGCGGGATCTGATCATCGACCCGGCGCACTCGGCATTCCGCCAATTAACGACGGCCTCTGTCCGCGAGAGGGTCGAAGCCAAGGGCTATTCGACCGCATGGCTGCGCACCGATGCCGAACGCGAGGCGCTGCGCCACGCGTTTCTGGCGGATTGGCCGGGCGATATGTGGATCTTCGCCTATGGCTCGCTGATGTGGGATCCGGGCATCCATTTCACGCAGGTGCGCCGGGCGCATATGCCGGGCTATGCGCGGCGTTTCATCCTGCGCGACGTGAACGGTGGACGCGGCACGCCTGAGGCACCGGGCCTGATGGCCGCGCTCGATCACGGGGTTGAGGGCTGCGACGGGCTTGCGTTCCGCATCGATGCGGCGCAGGTCGATGCCGAGACCGCCGTGCTGTGGCAGCGCGAGATGATCGGCGCGGGCTATATCCCCATCGTCGCCCCGGCGCAGACCGAAGCCGGGACGATCCGCTGCGTGACGTTCCTTGCCGATCACGCCGCGGACAGCATCGTCGCCGGTCTCAGCCGTGCCGAGCAGGTCCGGTGTCTGGCGACGGGCGAAGGGTTCCTTGGCACCAGTCTGGACTATCTGCGCGGCATCCACCGGCACTTTGCGGCGCTGCGGATCGAGGATCCGCACGTCTCGGGTCTGCTGGCCGAGGCCGAGGCACTGGCAGCGCATCTGGCGGCTAAATAG
- a CDS encoding DUF1285 domain-containing protein, translating to MSSHPTPNADSLAASAQKAAKKGGLPPVHLWNPPFCGDLDMRIARDGTWFYLGTPIGRAPLVRLFSTILKLEDGKYFLVTPVEKVGITVDDAPFVAVDFTASGNGPAQSLRFETNVGDFVEAGPDHPLRVTRDPETGEPAPYVMIRAGLEALIDRKSFYRLVELGAHAEHEGDSWFGLWSGGVFFPIIPSAEMG from the coding sequence ATGTCTTCTCACCCGACCCCGAACGCCGACTCGCTGGCCGCCTCGGCGCAAAAGGCGGCGAAGAAGGGTGGATTGCCGCCGGTCCACCTGTGGAACCCGCCGTTTTGCGGGGATCTGGACATGCGCATCGCCCGCGACGGGACGTGGTTCTATCTGGGCACCCCGATTGGCCGCGCGCCTTTGGTACGGCTGTTCTCGACCATCCTCAAGTTGGAAGATGGCAAGTATTTTCTGGTCACCCCCGTCGAGAAGGTCGGCATCACCGTCGATGACGCCCCCTTTGTCGCCGTCGATTTCACCGCCAGCGGCAACGGACCTGCGCAATCCCTGCGGTTTGAAACCAACGTCGGCGATTTTGTCGAGGCTGGCCCCGACCACCCCCTGCGCGTCACCCGCGACCCCGAAACCGGCGAACCAGCCCCCTATGTGATGATCCGCGCCGGGCTTGAAGCGCTCATCGACCGCAAGAGCTTTTACCGGCTGGTGGAACTGGGTGCACACGCCGAGCACGAGGGCGACAGCTGGTTCGGGCTGTGGTCGGGCGGCGTGTTCTTCCCGATCATCCCCTCGGCAGAGATGGGCTGA
- a CDS encoding TIGR02117 family protein encodes MTPALRRLLIGAAGVVAAPVLLILAYLAAGTLGGLMPGRTAELAPGGTNRVLLVPGPIHTDILLPLDDSLMARFGYLEPAGVPLRDPRARWLVVGWGSRAFYTTAGSYADITAAAVWRAATGDSAVLRFDVWGGLPEAHGFTDLSLSDAQYGAMLDGIERAVGPVAVAIAHPGFTGTDAFFEATGYFTLFRTCNVWVGDLLRASGIRTGIWTPFTWSLP; translated from the coding sequence TTGACGCCCGCCCTCCGGCGCCTGCTCATCGGAGCCGCCGGAGTTGTCGCCGCGCCGGTCCTGCTGATCCTCGCCTATCTCGCCGCAGGCACGCTGGGCGGCCTGATGCCAGGCCGCACGGCTGAGCTGGCACCGGGCGGCACCAACCGCGTGCTGCTGGTGCCCGGACCAATCCACACCGACATCCTGCTGCCGCTGGACGATAGCCTCATGGCGCGGTTCGGGTATCTCGAACCCGCCGGGGTGCCATTGCGCGATCCGCGTGCCCGCTGGCTGGTGGTCGGCTGGGGCTCGCGCGCGTTCTATACCACAGCCGGCTCCTACGCCGACATCACAGCCGCCGCCGTCTGGCGCGCGGCTACGGGCGACAGCGCGGTGCTGCGGTTCGATGTCTGGGGCGGGCTGCCGGAGGCTCACGGCTTTACCGACCTCTCGCTGAGTGATGCGCAATACGGCGCGATGCTGGACGGGATCGAGCGCGCCGTCGGGCCTGTCGCCGTGGCAATCGCGCATCCGGGCTTTACCGGGACCGACGCCTTTTTCGAGGCGACCGGGTATTTCACCCTCTTTCGGACCTGCAATGTCTGGGTCGGGGACCTGTTGCGCGCTTCGGGTATCCGCACGGGCATCTGGACCCCGTTCACCTGGTCGCTGCCCTGA
- a CDS encoding ABC transporter ATP-binding protein — MTQNAIEIEGLKKTYAASGKSAAKEALTGIDLTIPQGSVFGLLGPNGAGKSTLINIMAGLVRKSEGRVRIWGFDQDQNPRQSRAAIGVMPQELNVDPFFTPRESLETQAGLYGVPARERRTDEILSLIGLSDKADAYARTLSGGMRRRLLLGKALVHGPQVLVLDEPTAGVDIALRHMLWSNVRELNRQGMTIILTTHHLEEAQEMCDEIAIIDRGRLVVRDSTAAILARMDSKTLLVRAAGPIGAVDLPRGVTREDRADGWLALTYPQSTVKAGALLASLHGAGVEVIDLTTEQADLEDAFLELTGDKAAV; from the coding sequence ATGACCCAGAACGCGATTGAAATCGAAGGCCTGAAGAAGACCTATGCCGCCAGCGGCAAGTCGGCGGCCAAAGAGGCCCTGACGGGCATTGACCTGACCATCCCGCAAGGCTCGGTCTTTGGCCTGCTGGGGCCGAATGGTGCGGGAAAATCCACACTGATCAACATCATGGCCGGGCTTGTGCGCAAGTCCGAGGGCCGGGTGCGGATCTGGGGGTTTGATCAGGACCAGAACCCGCGCCAGTCCCGCGCCGCCATCGGCGTCATGCCGCAGGAGCTGAACGTCGACCCGTTCTTCACCCCGCGTGAGTCGCTGGAAACGCAGGCGGGCCTGTACGGCGTGCCCGCGCGTGAGCGCCGCACGGATGAGATCCTGTCGCTGATCGGGTTGTCCGACAAGGCCGATGCCTATGCCCGCACGCTCAGCGGCGGGATGCGGCGGCGGCTCTTGCTGGGCAAGGCACTGGTGCACGGGCCGCAGGTTCTGGTGCTGGACGAGCCGACGGCGGGCGTGGACATCGCGCTGCGCCACATGCTGTGGTCCAACGTGCGCGAGCTGAACCGGCAAGGGATGACCATCATTCTGACCACGCACCATTTGGAAGAGGCGCAAGAGATGTGCGACGAGATCGCCATCATCGACCGCGGCCGTCTGGTGGTGCGCGATTCGACGGCGGCGATTCTGGCGCGGATGGACAGCAAGACGCTGTTGGTGCGGGCCGCCGGGCCGATAGGCGCGGTGGATCTGCCGCGCGGTGTCACGCGCGAGGACCGGGCGGATGGCTGGCTGGCGCTGACCTATCCGCAGAGCACGGTCAAGGCGGGGGCGCTGCTGGCCTCGCTGCACGGTGCGGGGGTCGAGGTGATCGACCTGACCACCGAGCAGGCGGATCTTGAGGATGCGTTCCTTGAGCTGACCGGCGACAAGGCGGCGGTCTAA
- a CDS encoding AAA family ATPase: MSDTLVPAIEALGARLQQARAAIAPRFIGQETVVDLSLMALLSGGHALLVGLPGLGKTRLVDTLATVMGLQSNRIQFTPDLMPSDILGSEVLDTDADGRRAFRFIEGPVFCQLLMADEINRASPRTQSALLQAMQEREVTIAGQHRKLGLPFHVLATQNPIEQEGTYPLPEAQLDRFLVQIDVDYPDLATERAILLATTGTEEGVVHEVFSPADLLAAQTLIRRMPVGESVVATILELVRACRPGTPDADPSLGDSLAWGPGPRAAQALMLAVRARALLQGRLAPSAEDVAALARPVLIHRMALSFAARARGETLGGVIDRVAGRVTGTFEAAA; encoded by the coding sequence ATGAGCGACACGTTGGTCCCCGCGATCGAGGCGCTTGGCGCCCGGCTTCAACAGGCCCGCGCCGCCATTGCGCCCCGGTTTATCGGTCAGGAGACGGTGGTGGACCTGTCGCTGATGGCGCTGTTGTCGGGCGGTCATGCGCTGTTGGTCGGCCTGCCGGGGCTGGGCAAGACGCGGCTGGTCGACACGCTGGCGACGGTGATGGGGCTGCAATCCAACCGCATCCAGTTCACGCCCGACCTGATGCCGTCGGATATTCTGGGCTCGGAAGTGCTGGACACCGACGCCGATGGCCGCCGCGCCTTTCGGTTCATCGAGGGGCCGGTGTTCTGCCAGCTGCTCATGGCCGACGAGATCAACCGCGCCAGCCCGCGCACGCAATCGGCGCTGTTGCAGGCGATGCAGGAGCGTGAGGTGACCATCGCCGGTCAGCACCGCAAGCTGGGCCTGCCGTTCCACGTTCTGGCCACGCAAAACCCCATCGAGCAAGAGGGCACCTATCCGCTGCCCGAGGCGCAGCTTGACCGTTTTCTGGTGCAGATCGACGTCGATTATCCCGATCTGGCCACCGAACGCGCGATCCTGCTGGCCACCACGGGCACCGAAGAGGGCGTGGTGCATGAGGTCTTCTCGCCCGCCGATCTGCTGGCCGCCCAAACGCTGATCCGCCGGATGCCGGTGGGTGAAAGTGTTGTGGCGACGATTCTGGAGCTGGTGCGCGCCTGCCGTCCCGGCACGCCGGATGCCGACCCCAGTCTGGGCGACTCGTTGGCCTGGGGCCCCGGCCCGCGCGCCGCGCAGGCGCTGATGCTGGCGGTGCGCGCGCGGGCGCTGTTGCAGGGGCGGCTGGCCCCCTCGGCCGAGGATGTCGCGGCGCTGGCGCGTCCGGTGCTCATTCACCGCATGGCGCTGAGCTTTGCGGCGCGCGCGCGGGGCGAGACGCTGGGCGGCGTGATCGACCGGGTGGCGGGCCGCGTGACCGGCACGTTCGAGGCGGCGGCGTGA
- a CDS encoding MFS transporter yields MRTPRLAVSAMFFLNGILFGAWAARVPAFVEAFALEPGMLGRLLLCLAGGAILAFPLAGWLSDRIGAASATRFIGIGYALALPLIALAPSTGFLALALLLFGAGHGAMDVAMNGWGAEVERARKRPMMAAFHAMWSLGAGVGALTGGGAVALGLAPLGHFVLIAVIAGGVTLFLAAIPWESRRSAAGPGFALPARGLLLVGLVAFCSSLGEGAMADWSAVFLIDVTGTDEARAALGYGVYSAAMFVARFSADAVIVRLGPVRTARIAGVVAFAGLAVALTGGTLSAGLIGLALLGLGYSVVIPLAFSRAANDPEIPQGRAIAGVATLGYGGMVLGPAVIGGVAQLWSLPVAFWMIAVLALGISALAGALRRT; encoded by the coding sequence ATGCGTACCCCCCGCCTTGCCGTTTCGGCGATGTTCTTTCTCAACGGCATTCTCTTCGGGGCATGGGCCGCGCGCGTGCCCGCCTTCGTCGAGGCTTTCGCGCTGGAACCCGGCATGCTGGGCCGCTTGCTGCTCTGCCTTGCCGGCGGGGCCATTCTGGCCTTTCCGCTGGCCGGGTGGCTGAGCGACCGCATCGGCGCGGCCAGCGCCACGCGGTTTATCGGCATCGGCTATGCGCTTGCCCTGCCACTCATTGCCCTCGCGCCCTCGACCGGCTTCCTTGCGCTGGCCCTGCTGCTGTTTGGCGCGGGGCACGGGGCGATGGATGTGGCGATGAACGGCTGGGGGGCCGAAGTCGAACGCGCCCGCAAACGCCCGATGATGGCGGCGTTCCACGCGATGTGGAGCCTTGGCGCAGGGGTCGGCGCGCTGACCGGCGGCGGCGCGGTCGCGCTGGGACTGGCCCCGCTCGGGCATTTCGTGCTGATCGCGGTGATCGCGGGCGGCGTCACGCTGTTTCTGGCCGCGATCCCGTGGGAGTCGCGCCGCAGCGCCGCCGGTCCCGGCTTCGCCCTGCCCGCGCGCGGGTTGCTGCTGGTGGGGCTGGTTGCGTTCTGCTCGTCGCTGGGTGAAGGCGCGATGGCCGACTGGAGCGCGGTGTTCCTGATCGACGTCACCGGCACCGACGAAGCCCGCGCCGCGCTTGGCTACGGCGTCTATTCCGCCGCGATGTTCGTCGCGCGCTTCAGCGCCGATGCGGTGATCGTCCGGCTTGGCCCCGTGCGCACCGCGCGCATCGCCGGGGTTGTCGCCTTCGCCGGTCTGGCCGTCGCCCTGACCGGCGGCACGCTGAGCGCCGGGCTGATCGGGCTGGCGCTGCTGGGTCTGGGCTATTCCGTCGTCATCCCCCTGGCCTTTTCGCGCGCCGCCAACGACCCCGAGATCCCGCAGGGCCGCGCCATCGCGGGCGTTGCCACGCTGGGATACGGCGGCATGGTGCTGGGCCCGGCCGTGATCGGCGGCGTCGCGCAGCTGTGGTCGCTGCCCGTCGCCTTCTGGATGATCGCCGTGCTGGCTTTGGGCATCAGCGCGCTGGCGGGCGCGCTGCGCCGGACTTAG
- a CDS encoding zinc-finger domain-containing protein, giving the protein MSATQPAHDAPATHVVAARRFSCDGGEGALGHPRVWLTIPHDTGWIDCPYCDARYTLAEGAGHDAH; this is encoded by the coding sequence ATGTCCGCCACCCAACCCGCGCATGATGCGCCCGCCACCCACGTCGTCGCCGCGCGCCGTTTTTCCTGCGATGGCGGTGAGGGCGCGCTGGGTCATCCCCGCGTCTGGCTGACCATTCCGCACGACACCGGCTGGATCGACTGCCCCTATTGCGACGCGCGTTACACGCTGGCCGAAGGCGCGGGGCACGACGCGCATTGA